The DNA region ATCTTCTGGCCGTTTTTCCCAGAATAATCTTATTGTCCGTCTACATACTGAAAGTAGAAATTTGATTAATTTTATCTATTTGTATTCGTATAAACGGATATGAGAAGAGAAAGGTGGATTTTATTCATGGATACTCCAGGCCCACTTTCCATTTGTATCACTAACATGGTTATCGTATTTGCCGTTCTTATTTTTCTGGCTTTCGTTATTGAATTGATCCATGTCGTTGACCCGACAAAAAAGAAAAAATAAGAATAAATTAAATATGATTAACCTAATAGGAGGTATAAAATGGATGGTTTTATGAGAGCACTTGTTTCCGTATGGACAGATTCCGGCTTTGCCGCGCTGACCTGGGAAAACTGTGTCATGATTTTAGTAGGACTTGTTTTACT from Dialister invisus DSM 15470 includes:
- a CDS encoding OadG family protein, yielding MDTPGPLSICITNMVIVFAVLIFLAFVIELIHVVDPTKKKK